From a region of the Zingiber officinale cultivar Zhangliang chromosome 4B, Zo_v1.1, whole genome shotgun sequence genome:
- the LOC121974700 gene encoding ACT domain-containing protein ACR8-like, which translates to MAWPACLNEYEKLLIRMDTPRVAIDNAVCPTATLVKVDSARKHGILLEAVQVLTDLNLSIEKAYISSDGRWFMDVFHVTDQFGRKLTDDSVISYLEQSLETEEDHHLRPIASGEGFTALELTGADRPGLLSEVFAVLTDLGCGVVDAKVWTHNGRIACLISIHDELSGDCIDYDSPRIRHMESRLLHVLKGDGGVYGARIVISAATIAHPDRRLHQMMFADRDYERTTLSSSSPSISVQNWIEKGYSVVTVQCLDRPKLLFDVVCTLTDMEYVVFHGTIDIDGHIAHQEFYIRHKDGSPISSEAERQRMVQCLQAAIERRSIKGQRLELYMEDRPGLLSEVTRTLRENGLLVTRADVSSKGDMISCVIYVTDAAGQPAGPGVIDDVRQRLIPDCLIVEEQRPQFHRQEEREGAQGLGGVGIGLFYLGNLFWRNLYNLGLIKSFS; encoded by the exons aTGGCTTGGCCGGCGTGTTTGAATGAGTACGAGAAGCTCCTTATCCGGATGGACACTCCCAG GGTTGCGATCGACAATGCCGTTTGCCCCACCGCGACTCTCGTGAAG GTTGACAGCGCTAGGAAGCATGGCATCCTCCTCGAAGCCGTGCAGGTCCTTACCGACCTCAACCTCTCCATCGAGAAGGCCTACATCTCCTCTGACGGCCGCTGGTTCATGGACGTCTTCCACGTCACCGACCAGTTCGGCCGCAAGCTCACCGACGACAGCGTCATCTCTTACCTCGAGCAG TCTTTGGAGACGGAGGAGGACCACCACTTGCGACCCATTGCCAGCGGCGAGGGCTTTACCGCCCTCGAGCTCACCGGCGCCGACCGGCCGGGCCTCCTCTCAGAGGTATTCGCGGTGCTCACCGACCTTGGATGCGGCGTAGTCGACGCGAAGGTGTGGACCCACAACGGTCGGATCGCGTGCCTTATTTCCATCCACGATGAGCTCTCCGGCGACTGTATCGACTACGACTCCCCCAGAATCCGTCATATGGAATCCCGCCTCCTCCATGTCCTGAAGGGAGACGGCGGCGTCTACGGCGCCAGGATTGTCATCTCGGCTGCTACCATCGCCCATCCCGATCGCCGCCTTCACCAAATGATGTTCGCTGACCGTGACTACGAGCGCACCACACTGTCTTCTTCATCACCATCCATCTCTGTCCAAAACTGGATCGAAAAAGGGTACTCCGTCGTTACCGTGCAGTGTCTCGATCGCCCGAAGCTCCTTTTCGACGTGGTGTGCACTCTCACAGATATGGAATACGTCGTGTTCCATGGCACCATCGACATAGATGGCCACATTGCTCATCAG GAATTCTACATACGGCACAAAGATGGTAGCCCAATCAGCTCCGAAGCAGAGAGGCAAAGAATGGTTCAATGCTTGCAAGCAGCCATCGAGAGGAGATCAATAAAG GGGCAAAGGCTAGAACTCTACATGGAGGATCGCCCAGGGCTCCTCTCTGAAGTAACTCGAACACTTCGAGAGAACGGTTTGCTGGTCACAAGAGCGGATGTGTCATCCAAGGGAGATATGATTTCGTGCGTGATCTACGTGACGGACGCCGCCGGGCAACCTGCGGGACCAGGGGTCATCGACGACGTGCGGCAAAGGTTAATACCCGATTGCCTCATAGTCGAGGAGCAACGGCCGCAGTTCCACCGCCAAGAGGAACGTGAGGGGGCGCAGGGTTTGGGTGGCGTCGGCATCGGGCTGTTCTACTTGGGCAATCTATTCTGGAGGAATTTGTATAATTTAGGATTGATCAAATCCTTTTCGTAG
- the LOC121974702 gene encoding uncharacterized protein LOC121974702, with protein MHAGTSLPVSAELEPYLISDLSREELGIYSGGDALTWVSVAAKAERYSGKSEACITCVSRNARAPLRAAQFAACINLIHCASGSGRWFLYLFHVMAAGLQAAFVHVLFFHAL; from the exons ATGCACGCCGGCACGTCGCTTCCAGTCTCAGCTGAGCTG GAACCATATCTTATCAGCGATCTTTCTCGGGAGGAATTAGGAATCTACAGTGGCGGAGATGCCTTAACATGGGTCTCGGTAGCAGCCAAAGCAGAGCGTTACAGTGGGAAAAGTGAAGCTTGTATAACTTGTGTCTCAAGAAATGCTAGGGCACCGCTGCGTGCTGCTCAATTTGCTGCCTGTATCAACCTCATCCACTGTGCAAGTGGGAGTGGAAGATGGTTTCTTTATTTGTTCCACGTCATGGCCGCAGGGTTGCAGGCAGCCTTTGTTCATGTTCTGTTCTTTCATGCTCTGTAA
- the LOC121974701 gene encoding 3-phosphoshikimate 1-carboxyvinyltransferase 2-like, whose product MAQATMAKVLVVNPTLSLYHSGGSRKPLPVPSSICARAIAMHEPLPCLRAVNSSTKWTPLRVSASVAVAAEKPSAASEIVLQPIKDISGTVKLPGSKSLSNRILLLAALSEGTTVVDNLLNSDDVRYMLAALKTLGVSVEDDTETKRSIVVGCGGQFPVSEASNEEVQLFLGNAGTAMRPLTAAVAAVGGNASYVLDGVPRMRERPIGDLVDGLKQLGADADCFMGTNCPPVRVNAKGGLPGGKVKLSGSISSQYLSALLMAAPLARGDVEIEIIDKLISIPYVEMTLKLMERFGVKVVHSDNWERFFIKGAQKYKSPGNAYVEGDASSASYFLAGAAVTGGTVTVEGCGTSSLQGDVKFAEVLEKMGAKVSWTDNSVTVTGPPRDSSKKKHLHGIDVDMNKMPDVAMTLAVVALFADGPTSIRDVASWRVKETERMIAICTELRKLGATVKEGPDYCIITPPEKLNVTSVDTYDDHRMAMAFSIAACGDVPVTINDPGCTRKTFPDFFDVLQRFTKH is encoded by the exons ATGGCGCAGGCAACAATGGCGAAGGTATTGGTGGTGAACCCTACGCTGTCGTTGTATCATTCAGGCGGATCTCGCAAGCCGTTGCCCGTTCCTTCTTCCATTTGTGCCAGAGCAATAGCCATGCACGAGCCTCTCCCTTGTTTGAGGGCGGTGAATAGCAGTACTAAGTGGACTCCTCTTCGAGTATCGGCCTCCGTCGCAGTGGCCGCTGAAAAACCGTCGGCAGCATCGGAGATCGTGCTTCAACCGATTAAGGATATTTCTGGAACTGTTAAACTCCCTGGATCGAAGTCTTTGTCGAATCGaattcttcttcttgctgcccTCTCCGAG ggaacaaCTGTGGTGGACAACTTGTTGAACAGTGATGACGTTCGTTATATGCTTGCTGCACTGAAAACCCTTGGCGTTTCTGTGGAGGATGATACTGAAACTAAGCGATCAATTGTTGTTGGGTGCGGCGGGCAGTTCCCGGTGAGCGAAGCTTCTAACGAGGAAGTCCAACTCTTCCTGGGAAATGCTGGCACAGCAATGCGGCCATTAACTGCAGCTGTGGCAGCTGTTGGTGGAAATGCAAG TTATGTACTTGATGGGGTTCCTAGAATGAGGGAAAGACCGATAGGAGACTTGGTTGATGGCTTGAAGCAGCTTGGTGCAGATGCTGATTGTTTCATGGGCACCAATTGTCCTCCTGTCCGTGTGAACGCAAAGGGAGGCCTTCCTGGGGGCAAG GTGAAACTCTCCGGATCCATTAGCAGTCAGTATTTGTCTGCTTTGCTCATGGCAGCTCCCTTAGCACGAGGAGATGTTGAGATCGAGATCATTGATAAGCTCATTTCCATTCCGTATGTAGAAATGACTTTGAAATTGATGGAACGCTTTGGAGTGAAGGTGGTGCATTCTGATAATTGGGAGAGATTCTTCATCAAGGGTGCTCAGAAGTACAA GTCTCCTGGAAACGCATATGTAGAAGGTGATGCATCAAGTGCTAGTTATTTCTTAGCAGGTGCCGCGGTCACAGGTGGCACCGTCACTGTAGAAGGTTGTGGAACATCCAGTTTACAG GGCGATGTTAAGTTTGCCGAAGTTCTTGAAAAAATGGGAGCAAAAGTTTCATGGACAGATAATAGTGTAACCGTTACTGGTCCACCACGGGATTCTTCGAAGAAGAAACATTTGCATGGCATTGATGTCGACATGAACAAGATGCCTGATGTAGCAATGACCCTTGCTGTTGTTGCCCTATTTGCGGATGGACCTACATCCATAAGAGATG TGGCTTCATGGAGAGTAAAGGAAACTGAGAGGATGATAGCCATCTGTACAGAACTTCGAAAG CTGGGAGCAACAGTGAAAGAAGGTCCTGATTACTGCATCATTACTCCCCCAGAAAAGTTGAATGTCACTTCTGTCGATACTTACGACGACCACAGGATGGCGATGGCGTTCTCTATAGCAGCCTGCGGTGATGTTCCTGTAACTATCAATGACCCAGGTTGCACGCGCAAGACCTTCCCTGACTTTTTCGATGTCCTGCAAAGATTTACAAAGCACTAA
- the LOC121978102 gene encoding zinc finger MYM-type protein 1-like translates to MVEETIDNPTNVEQENENNIHVEELDQSLDIELIQTLNVNESNDEDDVNVVNNQSENQETLFPLNIDDPENWDKIDQNIRDFLVERGSSRVDGVLFPKDNNGWKKNKTIDDSIQVEINKEKEHWRQLLKRIIAIVHRLAKNNLAFRGDYEKIYAENNGNFLQMIEMIAEFDPIMKEHICRIQSREAHYTYLGPKIQNELIQMLAHEVKKSIIAKVKKAKYYAVILDCTPDAGHEKQMSLVIRCVDDSASSAVIEEYWVEFLKVDDTSGYGLFTELKIVLKNLGLNLDDIRGQGYDNGSNMKGKHNGVQRRLLDINPRAFYTPCGCHSLNLALCDIANCCPQAMLFFGVIQRIYKLFSSSTKRWKIFKHHVEGLTLKPLSQTRWESHVESVRPIKEQISKIRDALLDLADIGDDPTGKSEAESLATHDLENFEFLVGLVIWYKLLHSVNIVSKILQAEDVDIDVAIKHIKGLMLNFEEYRAHGFEKVVNEAKQMANELEIEASFKEKRYSSLQSRFEQFKKYEETFGFLFSLEKLKCVDDDNLLRSCENLEQCLKHNDNSDIDGHALFMELTLLKHSLPTEAKRAIDVLNHLKDVDDCYPNAYIAYRILLTILVTVVTAERSFSKLKLIKNYLRSTMSEERLNGMAMLSIEKKIVEYLDYSCLIDIFASKTTRRVIFK, encoded by the exons ATGGTAGAAGAAACAATTGATAATCCAACGAATGTGGAACAAGAGAATGAAAACAACATTCATGTTGAAGAACTTGATCAATCTTTGGATATAGAATTGATTCAAACCCTCAATGTAAATGAATCGAATGatgaagatgatgtgaatgtggtTAATAATCAATCTGAAAATCAAGAGACTTTGTTTCCACTTAATATTGATGATCCAGAAAATTGGGATAAGATTGATCAAAATATTCGGGATTTTTTAGTTGAAAGGGGTTCAAGTAGAGTTGATGGTGTTTTGTTTCCTAAAGACAATAATG GTTGGAAAAAAAATAAGACAATTGATGATAGCATACAAGTAGAAATCAACAAAGAGAAGGAGCATTGGAGACAACTATTAAAGAGGATAATTGCTATTGTGCATAGATTGGCAAAAAACAACTTGGCATTTCGAGGAGATTATGAGAAAATTTATGCTGAAAACAATGGCAACTTTTTGCAAATGATTGAAATGATAGCGGAGTTTGATCCAATAATGAAAGAACACATTTGTCGGATACAATCAAGGGAAGCTCATTATACATATCTTGGTCCTAAAATCCAAAATGAGTTGATACAGATGCTAGCACATGAAGTGAAAAAATCAATCATTGCAAAAGTTAAAAAGGCCAAATATTATGCAGTTATACTAGATTGTACTCCAGATGCAGGTCATGAGAAACAAATGTCCCTTGTAATACGTTGTGTGGATGATTCAGCAAGCTCTGCAGTTATAGAAGAATATTGGGTTGAATTTTTGAAGGTAGATGATACATCAGGATATGGACTTTTTACTGAGTTAAAAATTGTGTTGAAAAATCTTGGACTTAATCTTGATGATATAAGAGGCCAAGGATATGACAATGGAtcaaatatgaaaggaaaacataaTGGAGTGCAGAGAAGATTATTAGATATTAACCCTAGAGCTTTCTATACTCCTTGTGGATGTCACagcctaaatttggcattatGTGATATTGCAAATTGTTGTCCTCAAGCTATGTTATTTTTTGGAGTAATACAACGGATATATAAATTGTTCTCATCTTCTACCAAGCGATGGAAAATTTTCAAACATCACGTGGAAGGTTTAACACTTAAGCCATTGTCACAAACCCGTTGGGAAAGTCACGTTGAAAGTGTGAGACCGATAAAAGAACAAATTTCAAAGATAAGGGATGCTTTACTTGACTTAGCAGACATAGGTGATGATCCAACAGGAAAGAGTGAGGCTGAGTCTTTAGCAACACATgatcttgaaaattttgaattcttggTTGGTTTGGTAATTTGGTATAAGTTGTTGCATTCAGTAAATATTGTAAGCAAGATTCTTCAAGCTGAAGATGTAGATATTGATGTTGCTATTAAACATATAAAGGGTCTTATGTTGAATTTTGAAGAATATAGAGCACATGGATTTGAAAAGGTTGTTAATGAAGCTAAACAAATGGCAAATGAATTGGAAATTGAAGCTTCATTCAAGGAAAAAC GGTATTCTTCTCTACAAAGCCGGtttgaacaatttaaaaaatatgaagaaaCTTTTGGATTTTTATTCAGTTTGGAGAAATTAAAGTGTGTTGATGATGATAATTTGTTAAGATCTTGTGAAAATCTTGAACAATGTTTAAAGCATAATGACAATTCTGATATTGATGGACATGCGTTATTCATGGAGTTAACTCTTTTGAAGCATTCTTTACCAACAGAAGCAAAAAGAGCAATAGACGTGTTGAATCATCTCAAAGATGTGGATGACTGTTATCCGAATGCTTATATTGCTTACAGAATTTTGTTGACTATACTAGTTACAGTTGTAACTGCCGAAAGAAGTTTCTCGAAGTTGAAATTGATCAAAAATTATCTTCGATCAACTATGTCAGAAGAAAGATTGAACGGGATGGCCATGCTATCAATTGAGAAGAAAATTGTGGAATATCTTGATTACTCatgcttaattgatatttttg